The Pedobacter roseus genome contains a region encoding:
- a CDS encoding DUF763 domain-containing protein: MKRSGNADLPLHYGHVPPWLATRMATLGLAITEAIILEYGKAEVIRRLSSPFWFQSLGAVMGMDWHSSGITTSVMGALKKSINPLSKELGIYICGGKGKHSRETPNELLRIADKTGLNGTELVRASKLSAKVDNTAVQDGFQLYLHSFVLSSDGDWAVVQQGMSDSSSTARRYHWHSENLKSFVEEPHAGICGINQGKILNLTSNDADKARQSMMSITAESPARMLGEIQNLVLPNHHDVRSKDIDLKRLGSILWLAQEKKPNDFEELLLLEGMGPRTLQSMALVSEVIYGTPSRFTDPARYSFANGGKDGHPFPVPVNAYDETIKVLRNAVEKAKIGNSDKQQAIKSLHQIARNAEKDFVPNMDFEKVIQKERADSWKYGGRTVFGKEKPPGNEQLKLF, translated from the coding sequence TTGAAAAGATCAGGAAACGCAGACTTACCCCTACACTATGGCCATGTACCACCATGGCTTGCCACACGTATGGCAACCCTTGGCCTAGCGATAACTGAAGCCATTATATTAGAATATGGAAAAGCTGAGGTAATACGCCGTTTAAGCAGTCCATTTTGGTTTCAAAGTTTGGGAGCCGTAATGGGTATGGATTGGCATTCGTCTGGCATTACCACTTCAGTAATGGGCGCTTTAAAGAAATCCATCAATCCACTATCTAAAGAACTGGGCATTTATATCTGTGGAGGTAAAGGGAAACACAGCAGGGAAACCCCAAACGAGTTGTTAAGAATAGCTGATAAAACAGGCTTAAATGGTACTGAACTCGTTCGTGCAAGTAAATTAAGTGCCAAGGTTGACAATACTGCCGTTCAGGATGGTTTTCAGTTATACCTGCATAGTTTTGTTCTAAGTAGCGATGGCGATTGGGCGGTGGTACAGCAAGGCATGAGCGATAGCAGTTCTACAGCCAGAAGATACCACTGGCATTCTGAAAACTTAAAATCTTTTGTAGAAGAACCACACGCCGGTATTTGCGGCATTAATCAGGGTAAAATTTTAAACCTGACCTCAAATGATGCAGACAAAGCCCGACAAAGCATGATGAGCATCACAGCCGAATCGCCGGCGCGTATGCTGGGTGAAATACAAAATCTGGTGTTGCCCAATCATCATGATGTGAGATCGAAAGATATAGATTTAAAACGCCTGGGCAGTATTTTATGGCTGGCACAAGAAAAGAAACCCAATGATTTTGAGGAATTGTTATTGCTGGAAGGTATGGGGCCGAGAACGTTACAATCAATGGCTTTAGTGAGTGAAGTAATTTATGGTACGCCCTCACGGTTTACTGATCCAGCCCGTTATTCTTTCGCCAATGGCGGAAAAGACGGACATCCGTTCCCGGTACCCGTGAATGCGTATGACGAAACGATAAAAGTTTTAAGAAACGCGGTAGAAAAAGCAAAAATAGGCAACTCGGATAAGCAACAGGCGATAAAATCGTTGCATCAAATTGCCCGCAATGCGGAAAAAGACTTTGTTCCCAATATGGATTTTGAAAAGGTTATTCAAAAAGAACGGGCCGATAGCTGGAAGTACGGAGGTAGAACAGTTTTCGGAAAAGAAAAGCCACCCGGAAATGAGCAGTTGAAGCTGTTTTAG
- a CDS encoding metallophosphoesterase, which yields MRKFLQRLLSAWIIRMSNKFGSRPDSKRIHDALSKLYKTINQEPGKRGLIFEITDADKFIILSDQHKGARDYADDFTLAEKNYLKALEHYNQHDFHYINLGDSEELWENLLESVIRHNKDTFEAEKTFIGQNRFTKIFGNHDLYWDNDPLAGFNLNRIYGKKIPIYEGAILRMKMGVRQFDIFLTHGHQGDLQSDGNWFSKWFVSTVWAPLQAYLQINPNTPAYDNQLKTAHNAMMYSWVAEQQNMALITGHTHQPVFASLTHLERIYVKLKQAKKTKNVEELDFLNEELHKRIKEGDKPPRLGKYRPWYFNSGCCCFSDGDITGIEIENGFIRLIKWTYHKNAIPERVLLEEMKLSDLFLAI from the coding sequence ATGCGTAAATTCTTACAACGCTTACTCAGTGCCTGGATCATCCGCATGTCGAACAAGTTTGGCTCAAGGCCCGACAGTAAACGCATTCATGATGCCCTAAGCAAGCTTTACAAAACCATTAATCAGGAACCTGGAAAACGTGGTCTGATTTTTGAAATTACCGATGCAGATAAATTTATCATCTTATCAGATCAGCACAAAGGTGCCCGCGATTATGCCGATGATTTCACACTGGCAGAAAAAAATTACCTGAAAGCGCTCGAGCATTACAATCAACATGATTTTCATTACATCAATTTAGGCGATAGTGAAGAGCTTTGGGAGAATTTACTGGAATCGGTCATCAGGCATAATAAAGACACTTTCGAAGCTGAAAAGACCTTTATTGGTCAAAATCGTTTCACCAAAATATTTGGAAACCACGACCTGTATTGGGACAATGATCCTTTGGCTGGCTTTAACCTCAACAGGATCTACGGTAAGAAAATCCCAATTTATGAAGGCGCTATACTAAGAATGAAAATGGGAGTAAGGCAATTTGATATTTTCCTTACCCACGGACATCAGGGTGATTTACAGAGCGATGGAAACTGGTTTAGTAAATGGTTTGTGAGCACTGTATGGGCGCCTTTACAAGCCTACCTTCAAATTAACCCCAATACGCCTGCTTATGATAATCAGCTTAAAACCGCACATAATGCCATGATGTACAGCTGGGTAGCGGAGCAACAGAATATGGCTTTAATAACCGGGCATACACACCAGCCGGTTTTCGCGTCATTAACACATCTGGAAAGAATTTATGTGAAATTAAAGCAAGCGAAAAAAACTAAAAATGTAGAAGAGCTTGATTTTTTAAATGAAGAGTTGCACAAAAGGATCAAAGAAGGGGATAAGCCTCCTCGCCTGGGTAAATATAGACCATGGTATTTTAATAGCGGATGCTGTTGCTTTAGCGATGGCGACATTACCGGAATTGAGATTGAAAATGGTTTTATCCGTTTAATAAAATGGACATACCATAAAAATGCCATACCAGAAAGGGTGCTGCTGGAAGAAATGAAATTAAGTGATTTATTTCTGGCTATTTAA